From Streptomyces sp. Tu6071:
GCCGGTGAGAGCGAGGCTGGTGCCCATGCCGCTGAGGGGCGAGGCGCAGTACGCGGCGTCGCCGACGACAGCGATCCGCCCCCGGGACCAGGAAGGCATGCGGACCTGGATGACGGAGTCGAGGAAGAAGTCGTCGGCGGTGTCCATGGCGGTGAGGATGCGTGGAATCTCCCAGCTCGCGCCGGTGAACAGGCGGCGCAGGAGTTGCTTCTGTGCGTCGGGTGCCAGGCGTTCGTCTCCGCGGGGCGGGGAGAGGTAGGACAGGGAGGCGCGGGTGGTGCCCCGGTTGTCGGGGCGCAGGGTCGCCGTGCGTCCATGGGTGGCGTTGTGCCAGCGGGCCCAGGTGCCGTCCGAGGGCTCGCGGGGGATGGTGAAGTACGCGGTCGTCAGGCCCACGGGGCGGATGTCGGTGGTGTCGCCGAAGATCAGGTCGCGGGTGCGGGAGCGGGCTCCGTCGGCGGCGATGACGAGGTCGAATGCACGGTCCGGCCCGTTGCGGAAGGTGACGTCGACCTTCTTTCCTGTGTCGGACAGCTGTGTGATCTCATCCCCGAATAGGTACTCGGTGTGTGGGTGGGTGGCCTCGTAGAGGATGCGCGAGAGGTCGGCGCGCAGGATCTCCAGGTCGGCGATCGGTCCCTGGCCGCCGAAGGCGCCGCTGGTGAAGGCGGCTCTGGTGCGGTTCGCCGCGTCGACGAAGCGGATGCCTTCTTCGCGGGTGGCGTGGTCCCGGAGGGTGTGTTCCAGGCCCATCCTGCGGGCGACGTCCCGTCCGGCACCGCGCAGGTCCACGGTCTGTCCGCCCTCCCGCGGGGCGGGGGCCCGCTCGACGAGGGTGGCCTGCATTCCGTGCCGTTTGAGCCAGTGGGCCAGGGCCGGACCGGCGATACCGGCTCCCGCGATCAGCACATTCCGGTGCGTCATGGCGCTCCCTTTCGTTTTCCTGGGCTTCTCCCGCCTCGGGCGGCG
This genomic window contains:
- a CDS encoding FAD-dependent monooxygenase — protein: MTHRNVLIAGAGIAGPALAHWLKRHGMQATLVERAPAPREGGQTVDLRGAGRDVARRMGLEHTLRDHATREEGIRFVDAANRTRAAFTSGAFGGQGPIADLEILRADLSRILYEATHPHTEYLFGDEITQLSDTGKKVDVTFRNGPDRAFDLVIAADGARSRTRDLIFGDTTDIRPVGLTTAYFTIPREPSDGTWARWHNATHGRTATLRPDNRGTTRASLSYLSPPRGDERLAPDAQKQLLRRLFTGASWEIPRILTAMDTADDFFLDSVIQVRMPSWSRGRIAVVGDAAYCASPLSGMGTSLALTGAYVLAGELAHHAHHGNAFARYEHILRPYITRAQHLPPGVPRIASPRTRAGIRALNTVLYAASRPRIAKALNRFLVPPADTFTLPPYGL